TGGGTCTGCAGTGGAGCAGCCCTTccatttttgctttacaaataaaatattcacaacAGCAattgtgtttccatttttttcaaagtatttttaaatctttcgGATTGGTTTACgtccatgcaaaaaaaatgtaaacaaacagctGTCAGTATACTAAGAGGTTAACGTTGACAGTTGGGATactaatatgttttgtttgacatTTCAACAGCTATTATCGATGGCAAAACACTTGTTTcttcattccattttctacGCAACAGTGGACAGGAAAAAAGAATCACCAAAAGACGCCAAGAACGAGCTTAGAGCTTACGAATGTCTTCAGGTCAAACTGAAACCTACACCCGGGAGTTAGCTCATCCAGCAGGCGGGTGGATATTAAACCGCCTACCGAACTTGCAAAAACCTACCTCGGCCAGCCCGATGTCAAACGTAGCAAATGCGACACAACATTGCATAATAATTGGATTTCTTCGAAATAAGAAGCACAGGTGGAACACTGCAAGGAACGGAACACATTCCTTTCcttctccccaaaaaaaacccacttcGTTCCGGACATTTTCACTGACAGATTTAGCCACAAATATGCTCGCGTGCCCATAACTAATCCAGCCGTAGTTTCGTTACCGCGCACGAAGCGCACCAGCTTTAAACAGACTTGTCATGGTTTGacaaattttccttccccaaaaaaacgtgcacTTTCCACGGTTCGTTGCGCTTTCCCGGCGGCTAAGCCGCTGTGgtgtacaatttattttcatttgccgATTTGATTGTGGCATTTGTTGTCCCCCTCGCCACCGTGTCGGTCTCTGGTCGAAAATCGCCGCAACGCAGATCGACTTTCGATTTCTGCAAAACGCTTCTCCGAAACGCGCGTGTTCTGCTGTGGTGCGGTACGAAATCGCCCTAAAATCTGGAACCGGGACGGAGAAAGTCACGATTTTTTAGCCAGCATAAACATACACAACACACTGCTGTACGAACGGTTACCAGGCTGGAAACATATGGCCGTTGCAGTTCCATCGCGAAGGGCTATCGAAAATTGGTTCAAAATTGCTAAAAATTCACTGCAGAGCATATAATTTTACAGACGAAATCCACGATCTCTCTGCTACACTGCGTGAGCGCATGATCGTGGACGGGAGGTCCCATTCGATACAatacttttaattttcattcgattgtgcacagcaataaaaaataaatcattaaatgaaatattagtTCGATTGGTACAACGCGcagcaaacagaagaaaaaaaaccccagatgAATACTTTCAAATTTCGAAAGCATATAAAAATCAACATGCGATACTTGACCGTGAGTTAAAGGCATAAGCAGCATGCAATGgattcctttccatttttactCTGATAGtgttgtttgaagcatttttttgtcttgtctTTTCCTGTTCGTGCTCCAGTCGCACTGCCTGCCCGCAATTCGATTGCTGGTGCTGATCTTCTCTTttcgaacctttttttctttgccatgTACCTGACTTCTATCCGAATGCTCATCGTTCAGGAAAACGGCACCGAAAGGCAAAGATTTGCGTGTTGCTTCGTCATTTCGGCTGAACTATCGCCACGGTGTCTGTTCGTGAGATTGTGGGCcatagataaataaatataaaatgccATACTGATGTacggcagaagaagaaaaaaatgcctAACCGAACACGTTGACGCTTGTTTGCCCGATGGGGATGTTTCGTACATAAACAACAATCGATTTACCATCATCATATCCTAAACCAAagtaaaagaggaaaaaagaacagatGAGAGGGATGAAtggttgttggaaaaataaaaacactctcGATACCGGTGCAGGAAACCTGCCTTCGATCGAGATCTTAAGCCTTTGGATTCCTCCCCCCCGGCAGTAACAGAGGGAACACAGGAGGGCAGGTCGGATAATTGAAGCCACACTAAAACAGACATGCGATTAGATGCGCAAAGCATTGCAGCTAAGCGGTTTAATGCGCTACAGAAATGGCACACAATTTACCCTTCCAAACCCGATAAACGATAGCGATCGTCATCCGAATAGGGGTGTGTAGCAAGAAATAGagacccttttttgtttgctccacTGTTCCACATTACCACGAGCACCACCAAAACGGCTGCGGCTCAGCAATGAAAGGTTAATAACAGGTTAATTTCATCCATTCcattcaattttccaaccaaagcACTGAGGGGGGTGGAGGTGGATTATTGCAAGCGAACGATCACACACCGAGTCTATTGTGCATTATTGCACCGGTTGGCACATAATTGGATAAACCATAATGAAGATAAACGGATACACTTTGCTCAACGACACTAAACTGCATCAGGTTGGGGAAGCTTTCAGGTCGcttgataacaaaaaaaaagcgatcaaAACCTTTTGTGGTGTGGAACAGCTTATGTAAGCAGTATTTTCATGAACCTTTTCATCCAAAACCATTATGAGATGTTATGCATTTCATTGCTGCAGTTCAACATTTCATCATACGAAGGGTATTAAAATGTGCTTAAAGTAGAACTTTATGTTTCGCTCATTACGTTTCTATGATTGGGTTCAACGATAGTATGCATTGTTAAGCTAGCATGTGACAATTTTTGGCAATACAAACATCTGTGTAATGCACAATTGAATTGGCCGAATGCCAACAAAACAGCAATCGATGCTTGAAAGTCAAAAAGGAGAAATGAACCATTTCGCATCAAGATTTTATTTGCTGCTGCAGTCCTAATCTAATCCAGCTGGTGTATAATGTTAGGTCATAAGGTCAAAAAATAGTGTTATTCTGATGTACAATTTTTGCTCCAGCTTCATACAGCAATAACGCGAAGATGAAATAGTCTATCCAGTATTGCACGTGTCATCAACACTGTTCGGTAAGGGTTCGAATCTCGACTAAaccttattttttctttttatacagGCTGATGAGTGTGATTTATAGGAGCTTAATGGATATTCTTTTTTACTCACCGATAGATTCTCATTAGTGTATTTAGGTagtaaacaacaacatcaacaatggGTTTTAATAgacataaagaaaaagaaggtgaAAACAGCGAAAGCGATGGTggtcaaaacaaaatcctctTTTCCCCCCCATTTAATAAGCCCAACAACATAGCGTTCATTAAGCTTGTTTCAAACACTTCCTGCCACTTTTCATGTAATAATCTCATCCCATTAACAACAAGCTCACCTTTCTCCCAAAAATGAGCCATACCCttaattaaccaaaaaaaaaacaaaactatgccAAAAATTATcatgttttgtggaaaaaaaagtaaaacaaaaccaaatgtgttacttccttttttgcttaGTGGTGGACCATCTTTTACAGGGCAAAACAACACCTGGAACTTGTGGCTGTGTATTTGTCCTACATTTGCAAAAATGCCACCCCCCCTTTCACCTCACGCAACGTTTAAGTTCAATAGGGACAGCAAAGAAAAGCAAGCTTTACTACAATGGTTAAACACCCTTTCCGGTACTATTATCTCATCTTACCACTGCTTAAGCTACTTTCCCTTCGATTAGGTGTGTGAGATATTaaacagcaaagcaaaacaacaacaaaaaaagcgaacgatGGAATTTAGCGCTCCAAAAAGGGAAGACACCCTCTGGTCGAACACATTGCTGAATGCTGAAGGTCTTTGGAAAAAGGCAACCACCAAAGGCACGTCCAAATTATTCACCTGAGCTGGCAATCGGCAAAACACAAATACTTGAAGTAAATCGGATCGACCCAGGTCTTAGGCTTTCGTGCGGTTGGTTGTTACAAATTGTTAGCGCAAAGAGGTGTGGAGATGTTGGCACGTTTAAGCCAAACATGCCCATTAGCCAGAGTTCAAACGTTCAACCCAGTTAGCGTGTGTCCGGTACGGTTTCCGGCTAGTTAGTTAAGCGAAAGCATAGAAATagcgaacgttttttttttctattgattACTTTCAAACGATGCATTTTTGCTatattgtatgtttgttttattttaatttacaaaaaactCCTTATCATCAATAAAACCAAAGCTCTTAAAGTTCATGGAAAAGGTTAAGCGGAGCATTTTGAGGGTTTGTTCCTGTGAAGACACGATTTTCATTGCATCTGTCCGAAGGGAAAAGGTAAAACTGTTCAAAGTTGAAGGTTGTTTCATGTTTGTCTGCCTTTAAtggaaaacacacaaagctTTGCTGGCAACACGATAGTAACGAGCCGTACGCAAATGTTTACATTGGTTTGAAATGGTTGGAGCAGCGTGTGGCCTTGGCAGTGAGCTTTGAGTCAACATGCAAACATCAGctcgatggttttttttgcacccccTTTTCGAAACTGCTTTTCCTGTGCCCAACACACCctttctgtggaaaaagtttggAGAGGTTAAAAAAGTTCCACGTGCAGTTTGGATCCCATCATTATGGTATAGGTTCAATATGAAGCACCTGCTTTTTATGTTGTTGGAGGGAGATAAATAAAGCTAGTATTTATTTGGCGTTACAAAGGTCAAAGGATACGccttttatgtgtgtttgtgtcttcctttttcttctgtccATAAATCGATGTAATAAGTATCGATCACTCACCGCCATATTATCACCTTTTATTAGTAAACAGACCGTTATCATCACTAACGGCTCACTGACAGCTCCAGCCACTTCTGCTGGGTGTATTTGCAGACAAATTTTTAATCAGCAAAACCGCAATAAAGACCATATAAAAACGCTAACATAAATCGTCTACCGTTTCGTCACCCTTCTACCATCCAGGGCCAATCGGAGAGTAAGAAAGCGTCGAAGAAAGCTGCCGCCACCGACACTGGTCTGCACACCAAGGGTACGGCCATGTCGTTTGGGTTCAAGAAACACAAGGTGCACCAGGCGACCAGTAACAACGGTACGATCGGTACGACCGGAACCAACAAATTGGCAACGGGTGCGGCACCACATACCGGCGATATTGGCGGCGGTACGGAACCAGTCCCGGGAGCGGTCGCTAATCAGATCAAGAAGTTCAACAATAACAACcttaccaacaacaacaacaacaacagcagcagcaatgcgACATTGGAAAGGGAGAAAGCGGAAAGGGAATTGGTGCACGCGACCGTCATCACGAACCCGGGTGTGGATGCGGGATTTAGCGACAAGAACGGAAATACCGGTAAGtggtttggtggaaaagaGGGTGCcagttggtagaaaaaaatagcTTGCAGTGTTTCTTAAACTTGTTAGCAATACAATCAATCCTAGGGGCTTGTCGTATGCCTTTAAAAATTTCTCTCCTCAGGATAGTTTTCAAACGAATCTAGCCAACGACATTTACGCACAATAATTACAAGCATTACATGACACTTGATCAACTGATCGAGGTCAACGACCTGTCGTGTTGACAGGTGGTCGATTTGATCGGCAGTTCACCGATAGCAATTAGCCTGCTAACACTCGATCGTTTCTGTACGCGCGTTTCCCGCAGCTAAAGACATCTCAATCCGAATGTCAAACGCTTATCTCATTGCACTATTCGGTTGTTCGTTTAGTCAAAGTATTCCTTTGGGTAGTAATGTAGTGCAACTGACCGCATTAAGTAAATATAAGCAGCAGAAACATTCGCATGATCGTTTGAAGATCAGCTACAACTTTGACGCGCGTTACAACAGTGCGTTACACGCATCTTTCCGACAACAGACAACATAATTAACTCTATGTTGGCGTTCGATTTCCCCCCCTTTTTAGGTTCAATCGAATCGGTAGAAGATACAGCCGGATGTACCGGGCGTAATACAGCTACCGGCCGTACCACACCACGACTGCAACCCGCAAAGAAAGACAGCCATGGAGCACCGTATCGTAGCAATCGGTTCGGTTTCCGCACCAACAATATCGTGCGGCCAGCATCGGTCGGACTGCAGCCCCGGGTGGCCAACGATTTTGACAAACATTCCTCCaataacatcaacaacaacaacaacagcatccacactaacaacaacaacaataacaacgtGTACGTCGTTAGCGATAAACGCCGCTCGAAGAGTGCATCATCGGCGGCATCCGCACGCACAACCTTTACACCACTGTCCGGCACAACGGCTGCAACCGGAACCGGTGGGAATGCGGCCATCGTACTGCACCAGCATGCGTACGGTGGGGGTGGTGGTGCAAGTGCGCTGCATCGTCCATTGCCGAAATACCAGGCGCCGAATACAAAAATAACTCACAACACGACGCCGGCCACCAATAACGGGTGCGGTGGATATGGGACttatcagcagcaacagcagatgaCGAAATGCAACCAAGAGGAGCATAAAAATACTCAGCATTCCGGTTCGGGCTCGCGGCAAACGACCCAGCAACATCAGTATACGCACGGTAGCGAAGCCGGACAGAACGCGCCAGGCAGTAGTGGTGGTCTATGGTAAGTAATTCTATGGTCAGTAGCGTGGTTAGCAGAAGAAATATTCTTACCCGTAATGGACTGTAAACAGCGTTCTAAAACCGTTGTCATCTGCGTCACTCCTTATGTTACGGACGTACGTCGGAATGTTTCCGCTGAGTCGCTTAGAAGATACATTTATTAATAGCTTATATCTGActgttattttctgttttttttttttgcagcgcAAAACCACCACTGGCCGGCAATGGCACTGCTGTTCCGACGACTACGGCCAAACTAGGTCAGGAGGGGGCAACGATTGCGAGCAAGTTTACACTACATTCGTCCAGCCTGCCGAAACCACAGTATCCGGTGTCGATCTCGTTGACTGGCACCACCTCCGGTCCATCCGCCAGCTCACGGTACACGATGGACACGAAGGGTGCCAAACATGCAGTGAACGTAAGCCGCAAAGAGTTCGCCAACACAAACGTGACCGGTGCGCCGGCCCTCGAGGACACGACCACCACGACGACCAGCAGCATCCGTATGCCGAGGCAACGCTACCGCAACATGGAGATGGTAATGAGCGGCAGGCACAAGTTTGAGGTGCGCGATCTCGAAGCGCTAACAACGGAACCGATCGTACCGCTACCACTTCCGGAGCTACCGAGCGCATTCTGCAGCACAACCAATCAGCGCACCGCACCGCTCAGTGGACTGATCCGATCGACGGAGCTGAATGCGAGCGCTAATGCTTCCAGTCTCCACGATGACATTGATATCAACGACAATCGGTATGAGATGGCCGAACCCGGTGCCGAGGAGGAAGCGGAAACAACGCCCACCAGCCAAGATGGTGAGGGACCGAAGGAAAGTTTGGAGGAGGAAAAGCTGTTGCGCGATAACAACTCGTCGGAGAAAAGCCTGAAGGGTGCGCTGATGAAGGATCTGGTCGAGAGCTACGAGGAAAGCAAAAGTTCAACGCCAAGCTGTTCGAGGGCGTCATGGTTTACTGCTGGTGAGGCACTCGCTGCCAAAGACTTTGGTATTCGTAGCCTGAGCACTAGCGTTGAGAGCAGCACCACTTCGAAGCAGATGGATTCGATTCCAAAGAAGGTTCCGGCCCAGGAAGAACCGGACGAGGAAGATATTAGCTCCGTTACAATTACGGCGGGAAATCCTTCGGCTTTCTGTAAGTATTGTACATTATGTTAGACAGTCAGTTGCATGCAGCAATGCTAATTATTTGTGGTTCTTTCTTCAGCTTCCATCTCAGCGCCAGTTCCGATGGATGTTTCTACCAATCTGGACAGTGTGTCGGAAGTGCAGATCAGTTTCACCGATCCTGGAACCGACCCGCTAGCCTCCAGTGAGGCCGACGTACCGAATCGGATGTATCGTAATGAGCAGACAAAGTTTGCCGAAATGGCCGCAGCCATCAgtgacgtgctgctgctggatgaTGAAACCTCCCCAACGGATAGTCTCGTCAGCAGCTGTACGGAAAATTCGGACGATGCGAAGAAACCACGCCACGCGAAGAAAGCGGTtgaaaacacaaaagaaaaggaaaaggatatCGATGAAATTTCACCCGAACTGGATGAACTTACCAGTCCCGTTTCGCCCGGTACTCCGACGCATGCTTCCAACTCCTTGTCGCTGTCGGACGGTGGAAGAGATTTTTTAATTGACGATGAAATTGCTGATCAGCCGGGTCTGGTGTTTGACGAGGGTAGCACGTTGGATCTTGGTTCGCTCAATTTAAACTTAACATCGCAAAAGACCGACACACCAACGCTGAAGGATAACCACCACAATCGAACGGGTGGAGCGCCCGGTGGAGCAGCACAACCGACGGCAATCAAAGCGACTCCTCCCTCTGCTGCAAAACCACGCAAAGCGATGCCGGATGCGTACGAATCGCCTGCCCTGTCGCGCAAGTCAACGCGTAGCGGTAATCGGATGGCCAGAGCCGAATCGCTGGACACGCTATCGCCGTGTGATTCGATCGCATCGGATGATTTTATGCTTGACTTTGACTGCAACAGTAGCATGGATTCTATCGATCGGTAAGATTGAACCGAttggaaattttattatttagatGTGATATACGATTATCCATTTTACGACCTTCTTTAGTGTTGCTCGATCCAGTATGGGAGGCAGTGCTACAGGGTTAAACTCAATGGATGAACTGCAGCTGTGGTCCGAACTGGAGAACAAAGGGGGCCACATCATACGCGAATGGAGCACGCTTCTACGCAGCAGCCCACAAAGC
The DNA window shown above is from Anopheles funestus chromosome 3RL, idAnoFuneDA-416_04, whole genome shotgun sequence and carries:
- the LOC125767998 gene encoding uncharacterized protein LOC125767998 isoform X6, which produces MDECQHELDFEELEKLCRTTPEDELSAEEEDTGTEQAGGEEGGGAERFRDMGQSESKKASKKAAATDTGLHTKGTAMSFGFKKHKVHQATSNNGTIGTTGTNKLATGAAPHTGDIGGGTEPVPGAVANQIKKFNNNNLTNNNNNNSSSNATLEREKAERELVHATVITNPGVDAGFSDKNGNTGSIESVEDTAGCTGRNTATGRTTPRLQPAKKDSHGAPYRSNRFGFRTNNIVRPASVGLQPRVANDFDKHSSNNINNNNNSIHTNNNNNNNVYVVSDKRRSKSASSAASARTTFTPLSGTTAATGTGGNAAIVLHQHAYGGGGGASALHRPLPKYQAPNTKITHNTTPATNNGCGGYGTYQQQQQMTKCNQEEHKNTQHSGSGSRQTTQQHQYTHGSEAGQNAPGSSGGLCAKPPLAGNGTAVPTTTAKLGQEGATIASKFTLHSSSLPKPQYPVSISLTGTTSGPSASSRYTMDTKGAKHAVNVSRKEFANTNVTGAPALEDTTTTTTSSIRMPRQRYRNMEMVMSGRHKFEVRDLEALTTEPIVPLPLPELPSAFCSTTNQRTAPLSGLIRSTELNASANASSLHDDIDINDNRYEMAEPGAEEEAETTPTSQDGEGPKESLEEEKLLRDNNSSEKSLKGALMKDLVESYEESKSSTPSCSRASWFTAGEALAAKDFGIRSLSTSVESSTTSKQMDSIPKKVPAQEEPDEEDISSVTITAGNPSAFSSISAPVPMDVSTNLDSVSEVQISFTDPGTDPLASSEADVPNRMYRNEQTKFAEMAAAISDVLLLDDETSPTDSLVSSCTENSDDAKKPRHAKKAVENTKEKEKDIDEISPELDELTSPVSPGTPTHASNSLSLSDGGRDFLIDDEIADQPGLVFDEGSTLDLGSLNLNLTSQKTDTPTLKDNHHNRTGGAPGGAAQPTAIKATPPSAAKPRKAMPDAYESPALSRKSTRSGNRMARAESLDTLSPCDSIASDDFMLDFDCNSSMDSIDRVARSSMGGSATGLNSMDELQLWSELENKGGHIIREWSTLLRSSPQSISNSTNRSQLPARARLLTRRLQNNATPTNGSESPRSIDSLPRRTFSGSYKTATLSQFHNLANNNCTTDSASTATNSAEDLTLLDKSLRNSMLQDVVHFKKQLVRLRRILQEDEENLMMTDTLNPFENNNGQFFTTAAAAIATANGSIGSAATTITPSAATTVGGPGQQEQLQQQQQENVLIRESSVAALALLEDQRQELADLRRQVVYLQGELTAKDRTIRQQQNLIEKYEAEREKQLHSLSNGSSSVDSGDAPGTVVPSGDNTSASDRNQSAETISTATQTERLRPVSFGGQEGLGSYYWLFLLTFLFFCVFFFFFSSFFQLL
- the LOC125767998 gene encoding nuclear pore complex protein DDB_G0274915 isoform X2 — its product is MDECQHELDFEELEKLCRTTPEDELSAEEEDTGTEQAGGEEGGGAERFRDMGQSESKKASKKAAATDTGLHTKGTAMSFGFKKHKVHQATSNNGTIGTTGTNKLATGAAPHTGDIGGGTEPVPGAVANQIKKFNNNNLTNNNNNNSSSNATLEREKAERELVHATVITNPGVDAGFSDKNGNTGSIESVEDTAGCTGRNTATGRTTPRLQPAKKDSHGAPYRSNRFGFRTNNIVRPASVGLQPRVANDFDKHSSNNINNNNNSIHTNNNNNNNVYVVSDKRRSKSASSAASARTTFTPLSGTTAATGTGGNAAIVLHQHAYGGGGGASALHRPLPKYQAPNTKITHNTTPATNNGCGGYGTYQQQQQMTKCNQEEHKNTQHSGSGSRQTTQQHQYTHGSEAGQNAPGSSGGLCAKPPLAGNGTAVPTTTAKLGQEGATIASKFTLHSSSLPKPQYPVSISLTGTTSGPSASSRYTMDTKGAKHAVNVSRKEFANTNVTGAPALEDTTTTTTSSIRMPRQRYRNMEMVMSGRHKFEVRDLEALTTEPIVPLPLPELPSAFCSTTNQRTAPLSGLIRSTELNASANASSLHDDIDINDNRYEMAEPGAEEEAETTPTSQDGEGPKESLEEEKLLRDNNSSEKSLKGALMKDLVESYEESKSSTPSCSRASWFTAGEALAAKDFGIRSLSTSVESSTTSKQMDSIPKKVPAQEEPDEEDISSVTITAGNPSAFSSISAPVPMDVSTNLDSVSEVQISFTDPGTDPLASSEADVPNRMYRNEQTKFAEMAAAISDVLLLDDETSPTDSLVSSCTENSDDAKKPRHAKKAVENTKEKEKDIDEISPELDELTSPVSPGTPTHASNSLSLSDGGRDFLIDDEIADQPGLVFDEGSTLDLGSLNLNLTSQKTDTPTLKDNHHNRTGGAPGGAAQPTAIKATPPSAAKPRKAMPDAYESPALSRKSTRSGNRMARAESLDTLSPCDSIASDDFMLDFDCNSSMDSIDRVARSSMGGSATGLNSMDELQLWSELENKGGHIIREWSTLLRSSPQSISNSTNRSQLPARARLLTRRLQNNATPTNGSESPRSIDSLPRRTFSGSYKTATLSQFHNLANNNCTTDSASTATNSAEDLTLLDKSLRNSMLQDVVHFKKQLVRLRRILQEDEENLMMTDTLNPFENNNGQFFTTAAAAIATANGSIGSAATTITPSAATTVGGPGQQEQLQQQQQENVLIRESSVAALALLEDQRQELADLRRQGELTAKDRTIRQQQNLIEKYEAEREKQLHSLSNGSSSVDSGDAPGTVVPSGDNTSASDRNQSAETISTATQTERLRPVSFGGQEGLGSRSEKPALNGPKNGLRTPTAVGLPSNTTSTIPSHHTTISNGPTTPSKSKTQISSVYTQLSSVRHSIAGTSAPTTPTQTTTHNGPAVPALRRTSVGSSHNLSSFGLHTASDRSPGGNSGGAANKPVRTTHIGTLPSPTARTLTNGDRMSAPNGATKPSKSIPNRTSASNGGVVTKLNGLNGTTKRTGIIRPPSSFGSSNSLVPMEQQLKSKSAPATPLVVANGKLLTPAATGGTDCSANGEHREESSSNERNNNRSESESDKGTTAVVNGAGGTLVGNLKLITTSGTVPTGGGCSDGSNLGNATTSTVNGIVGH
- the LOC125767998 gene encoding nuclear pore complex protein DDB_G0274915 isoform X4, which translates into the protein MGKCASKQPAPGLNEFGSSPYLAICSEDDILYINVGQSESKKASKKAAATDTGLHTKGTAMSFGFKKHKVHQATSNNGTIGTTGTNKLATGAAPHTGDIGGGTEPVPGAVANQIKKFNNNNLTNNNNNNSSSNATLEREKAERELVHATVITNPGVDAGFSDKNGNTGSIESVEDTAGCTGRNTATGRTTPRLQPAKKDSHGAPYRSNRFGFRTNNIVRPASVGLQPRVANDFDKHSSNNINNNNNSIHTNNNNNNNVYVVSDKRRSKSASSAASARTTFTPLSGTTAATGTGGNAAIVLHQHAYGGGGGASALHRPLPKYQAPNTKITHNTTPATNNGCGGYGTYQQQQQMTKCNQEEHKNTQHSGSGSRQTTQQHQYTHGSEAGQNAPGSSGGLCAKPPLAGNGTAVPTTTAKLGQEGATIASKFTLHSSSLPKPQYPVSISLTGTTSGPSASSRYTMDTKGAKHAVNVSRKEFANTNVTGAPALEDTTTTTTSSIRMPRQRYRNMEMVMSGRHKFEVRDLEALTTEPIVPLPLPELPSAFCSTTNQRTAPLSGLIRSTELNASANASSLHDDIDINDNRYEMAEPGAEEEAETTPTSQDGEGPKESLEEEKLLRDNNSSEKSLKGALMKDLVESYEESKSSTPSCSRASWFTAGEALAAKDFGIRSLSTSVESSTTSKQMDSIPKKVPAQEEPDEEDISSVTITAGNPSAFSSISAPVPMDVSTNLDSVSEVQISFTDPGTDPLASSEADVPNRMYRNEQTKFAEMAAAISDVLLLDDETSPTDSLVSSCTENSDDAKKPRHAKKAVENTKEKEKDIDEISPELDELTSPVSPGTPTHASNSLSLSDGGRDFLIDDEIADQPGLVFDEGSTLDLGSLNLNLTSQKTDTPTLKDNHHNRTGGAPGGAAQPTAIKATPPSAAKPRKAMPDAYESPALSRKSTRSGNRMARAESLDTLSPCDSIASDDFMLDFDCNSSMDSIDRVARSSMGGSATGLNSMDELQLWSELENKGGHIIREWSTLLRSSPQSISNSTNRSQLPARARLLTRRLQNNATPTNGSESPRSIDSLPRRTFSGSYKTATLSQFHNLANNNCTTDSASTATNSAEDLTLLDKSLRNSMLQDVVHFKKQLVRLRRILQEDEENLMMTDTLNPFENNNGQFFTTAAAAIATANGSIGSAATTITPSAATTVGGPGQQEQLQQQQQENVLIRESSVAALALLEDQRQELADLRRQVVYLQGELTAKDRTIRQQQNLIEKYEAEREKQLHSLSNGSSSVDSGDAPGTVVPSGDNTSASDRNQSAETISTATQTERLRPVSFGGQEGLGSRSEKPALNGPKNGLRTPTAVGLPSNTTSTIPSHHTTISNGPTTPSKSKTQISSVYTQLSSVRHSIAGTSAPTTPTQTTTHNGPAVPALRRTSVGSSHNLSSFGLHTASDRSPGGNSGGAANKPVRTTHIGTLPSPTARTLTNGDRMSAPNGATKPSKSIPNRTSASNGGVVTKLNGLNGTTKRTGIIRPPSSFGSSNSLVPMEQQLKSKSAPATPLVVANGKLLTPAATGGTDCSANGEHREESSSNERNNNRSESESDKGTTAVVNGAGGTLVGNLKLITTSGTVPTGGGCSDGSNLGNATTSTVNGIVGH
- the LOC125767998 gene encoding myb-like protein A isoform X7, which translates into the protein MDECQHELDFEELEKLCRTTPEDELSAEEEDTGTEQAGGEEGGGAERFRDMGQSESKKASKKAAATDTGLHTKGTAMSFGFKKHKVHQATSNNGTIGTTGTNKLATGAAPHTGDIGGGTEPVPGAVANQIKKFNNNNLTNNNNNNSSSNATLEREKAERELVHATVITNPGVDAGFSDKNGNTGSIESVEDTAGCTGRNTATGRTTPRLQPAKKDSHGAPYRSNRFGFRTNNIVRPASVGLQPRVANDFDKHSSNNINNNNNSIHTNNNNNNNVYVVSDKRRSKSASSAASARTTFTPLSGTTAATGTGGNAAIVLHQHAYGGGGGASALHRPLPKYQAPNTKITHNTTPATNNGCGGYGTYQQQQQMTKCNQEEHKNTQHSGSGSRQTTQQHQYTHGSEAGQNAPGSSGGLCAKPPLAGNGTAVPTTTAKLGQEGATIASKFTLHSSSLPKPQYPVSISLTGTTSGPSASSRYTMDTKGAKHAVNVSRKEFANTNVTGAPALEDTTTTTTSSIRMPRQRYRNMEMVMSGRHKFEVRDLEALTTEPIVPLPLPELPSAFCSTTNQRTAPLSGLIRSTELNASANASSLHDDIDINDNRYEMAEPGAEEEAETTPTSQDGEGPKESLEEEKLLRDNNSSEKSLKGALMKDLVESYEESKSSTPSCSRASWFTAGEALAAKDFGIRSLSTSVESSTTSKQMDSIPKKVPAQEEPDEEDISSVTITAGNPSAFSSISAPVPMDVSTNLDSVSEVQISFTDPGTDPLASSEADVPNRMYRNEQTKFAEMAAAISDVLLLDDETSPTDSLVSSCTENSDDAKKPRHAKKAVENTKEKEKDIDEISPELDELTSPVSPGTPTHASNSLSLSDGGRDFLIDDEIADQPGLVFDEGSTLDLGSLNLNLTSQKTDTPTLKDNHHNRTGGAPGGAAQPTAIKATPPSAAKPRKAMPDAYESPALSRKSTRSGNRMARAESLDTLSPCDSIASDDFMLDFDCNSSMDSIDRVARSSMGGSATGLNSMDELQLWSELENKGGHIIREWSTLLRSSPQSISNSTNRSQLPARARLLTRRLQNNATPTNGSESPRSIDSLPRRTFSGSYKTATLSQFHNLANNNCTTDSASTATNSAEDLTLLDKSLRNSMLQDVVHFKKQLVRLRRILQEDEENLMMTDTLNPFENNNGQFFTTAAAAIATANGSIGSAATTITPSAATTVGGPGQQEQLQQQQQENVLIRESSVAALALLEDQRQELADLRRQVVYLQGELTAKDRTIRQQQNLIEKYEAEREKQLHSLSNGSSSVDSGDAPGTVVPSGDNTSASDRNQSAETISTATQTERLRPVSFGGQEGLGRLQLGQSQ